The Deltaproteobacteria bacterium DNA window GGGCAACGACGACGCCATCCGGGCCATCCGCCTCATCACCGGCCGCGTGGCCGACGCCTGCGTGGAAGGCCGGGCGCGTTGCGCGGAACGGCGCACCGCCGAGACCGACAAGGCCTCCGATGACATGGCCGCCGCCGAAGCCGCCGCCGAAAAGGGCGCCATCGACGACGAAGGCCCGGTGGTCAGCCGCAAGAAGGGCGCATCCAGGCGCGACGAAGATTCCGACGACTGATAGGCCCTCTTTTCAACACAAGCCGCTTAGGGGCTTTTTCCAAAAAAACTTTTGCATTCGGTTGCGCCTTCATCCCCGCCGACTGTGTTGCGCTCCTTGCGAAATACGTTAAGTATTCCTCAGTTGCGCGCCTAGTCGGCGGGGCGAATTCACAACCTCGATGCCACAAATTTTTTTCGGAAACAGCCCCTAAAAAGCCTCGAAACGATCCGTCAATTTTCCCGGCGGGAGGGCCTTGAACGCCCTCCCGCCGATCTCGATACAAAGGAGAGAATCATGGCGAACATATCCGCCGCAGATGTAAAGAAACTGCGCGAAGCCACGGGCGCGGGAATGATGGACTGCAAGGAAGCCCTTTCGCAGAGCGAGGGCGACTACGAGAAGGCCGTGGATTTCCTTCGCAAGAAGGGCCTCGCCACCGCAGCCAAGCGCGCCGGGCGCGCCACCAGCCAGGGCGTCGTATATTCATACATCCACATGGGCGGCAAGATCGGCGTTCTGGTGGAAGTGAACTGCGAAACCGATTTCGTGGCCCGCAACGACGAATTCCTGGCCTTCGCCAAGGACGTGGCCATGCACATCGCCGCAGCCGCGCCCCTGGCCGTGAGCGCCGAGGAGGTTTCCCCGGCCATAATCGAGAAGGAAAAGGAAATCTACAGGGGCCAGGTCCTGGAAATGGGCAAACCCGAAAAGATGGCGGACAAGATCGTGGAGGGCAAGCTGAAGAAGTTCCTCCAGGATTCCTGCCTGCTCTCCCAGCCTTTCGTGAAGAACCCGGACATCTCGGTTCAGGACTACCTTACCCAGCTCATCGGAAAGACCGGCGAAAACTGCTCGGTCCGCCGCTTCTCACGGTTCGTCCTGGGTGGTGACTAACATGGGCGGAGCTCGCTACAAAAGGGTGCTTTTGAAGCTCTCCGGCGAGGCCCTGATGGGTAACCAGGGCTTCGGCATCTCAGCCGAAGTCCTGTCCTATCTGGCCGACGAAATCCGGGGCCTTTATGATCTCGGCATCCAGCTCGCCCTTGTAATCGGAGGCGGCAACATCTTCCGGGGCGTGGAATCGAGCTCTTTGGGCATGGACCGCACCGTGGCCGATCACATGGGTATGCTGGCCACGGTCATAAACTCCATCGCCCTTTCGGACGCCCTGGAGAAAAAGGGCATCCAGACCCGCATCCAGAGCGCCATAGCCATGCACGAGGTGGCCGAGCCCTACATCCTGCGCCGGGCCTTGCGGCACCTGGACAAGGGCCGGGTGGTAATCTTCGCGGCTGGAACAGGAAACCCGTACTTCACCACGGATACGGCGGCTGTGCTCCGGGCCCAGGAAATTCACGCGGAAATCCTTTTAAAGGCCACCAAGGTGGACGGCCTTTACGACTCGGACCCGGAAAAAAACAGCGACGCCAAGCCCATCTGGAAAACCACCTACATGCACGTCCTGGAAAACAAGCTTAGGGTCATGGACATGACCGCCATAACGCTTGCCATGGACAACAACCTGCCAATAGTGGTTTTCAACCTAAGTGGCCAGGGCAACGTGAAAAAAATTATCTGCGGACAGGCCATAGGGACCTATATAGGCAACGACTAGCAGGCTGTCGAAAAACGCGAACTGCTGTGTCGCGCATCAAAACCAATTTCAGTCACGTACGAACATCCTGATTTAGCCCAAGAACTCTGCAATTTCTTGGGCGGGTACGCTCCTTTATTGGTTTCTTGCGCTTCTTGCATTTCATCGTTTTTCATCAGCCTGTCAAATCGGAGTTTTTCAACAGACTTTTAGCCTCTTTACCGCCAGGGGCTGTTACCGGGACAGCCCCGCAAGTTCACGTTCCCGGCCACCCATCGAGATAGGGGGTGCACTTATGCTGGAAAAAATTTACGCAGAAACCAAAGAGAGCATGGAAAAGGGCCTTTCTGTCCTGAACCAGGAATTGAAC harbors:
- the tsf gene encoding translation elongation factor Ts, which codes for MANISAADVKKLREATGAGMMDCKEALSQSEGDYEKAVDFLRKKGLATAAKRAGRATSQGVVYSYIHMGGKIGVLVEVNCETDFVARNDEFLAFAKDVAMHIAAAAPLAVSAEEVSPAIIEKEKEIYRGQVLEMGKPEKMADKIVEGKLKKFLQDSCLLSQPFVKNPDISVQDYLTQLIGKTGENCSVRRFSRFVLGGD
- a CDS encoding UMP kinase, producing the protein MGGARYKRVLLKLSGEALMGNQGFGISAEVLSYLADEIRGLYDLGIQLALVIGGGNIFRGVESSSLGMDRTVADHMGMLATVINSIALSDALEKKGIQTRIQSAIAMHEVAEPYILRRALRHLDKGRVVIFAAGTGNPYFTTDTAAVLRAQEIHAEILLKATKVDGLYDSDPEKNSDAKPIWKTTYMHVLENKLRVMDMTAITLAMDNNLPIVVFNLSGQGNVKKIICGQAIGTYIGND